From one Candidatus Acididesulfobacter guangdongensis genomic stretch:
- a CDS encoding Bax inhibitor-1/YccA family protein — protein MYFGNNSNGGIRAAYGTGEREGLSDFFRGIFTWMLFGLAITGVIAELVSSDKPMVIFLSTHVLLFYILIGLQLAAVLGLSFGINKLPAVMSETIFVLYAALTGITFSTIFLIYTSQSIGLVFFLTAFSFGLLAFIGYTTKRDLTSMGNFMMVGLIAIIVAMFVNFFLHSSALMYIISILGVVIFLGLTAYDMQKLKQIYMSGSFDERKETVMGALTLYLDFINLFLMLLNLFGQQRD, from the coding sequence ATGTATTTTGGAAATAATTCAAACGGCGGCATAAGGGCGGCTTACGGCACCGGTGAAAGAGAAGGTTTGTCGGATTTTTTCAGGGGTATTTTCACATGGATGCTTTTCGGACTGGCTATTACAGGCGTTATTGCGGAATTAGTGTCTTCGGATAAGCCGATGGTAATATTTCTGAGCACTCATGTCCTGTTATTTTATATACTTATAGGATTACAGCTTGCCGCAGTTTTAGGACTTTCATTCGGCATTAATAAATTGCCTGCCGTTATGAGCGAAACCATTTTTGTTTTGTATGCCGCCCTTACCGGCATTACATTTTCAACAATTTTTCTAATTTACACATCGCAATCCATAGGATTAGTATTTTTTCTAACAGCATTTTCGTTTGGTTTGCTTGCGTTTATAGGCTATACAACCAAGAGAGATTTAACATCCATGGGTAATTTTATGATGGTAGGTTTAATTGCGATAATAGTAGCTATGTTTGTCAACTTTTTTTTGCACAGCAGCGCCTTAATGTATATTATTTCTATACTGGGAGTAGTTATATTTTTGGGTTTGACAGCCTACGATATGCAAAAATTGAAACAGATTTACATGAGCGGTTCTTTTGATGAAAGAAAAGAGACGGTTATGGGCGCATTGACCCTTTATCTTGATTTTATAAATCTTTTCCTGATGCTTTTAAATTTATTTGGTCAGCAGAGGGACTAA
- a CDS encoding HAD family phosphatase gives MEIKTIFLDIGSVLLTNGWDTNSRKSAAEKFNLDYNDFSERHGYLFSLYEEGKITLDNYLDKSIFYTEREFSKTDFKNFMFSQSHAIPDMISLFHVLKSRHKFKLAALNNEGLELSLYRVKTFELDKLFDFFITSCFVHLRKPDENIYKLALNLAFSKPEECIFIDDRYFNVETAANLGINAFRHISYDTTKKELEQYGFS, from the coding sequence ATGGAAATAAAAACAATTTTTTTAGATATAGGCAGTGTTTTATTGACTAACGGCTGGGATACCAATTCAAGAAAATCTGCGGCTGAAAAATTTAATTTAGATTATAATGATTTTTCTGAAAGGCACGGTTATTTATTTTCGCTCTATGAAGAAGGAAAGATTACATTAGATAATTATCTTGACAAATCAATATTTTATACTGAACGGGAGTTCTCTAAAACTGATTTTAAAAATTTTATGTTCAGTCAGTCGCATGCTATTCCGGATATGATAAGCTTGTTTCATGTATTAAAGTCCCGTCATAAATTTAAACTTGCCGCTCTTAACAACGAAGGACTCGAACTTTCTCTCTATCGCGTTAAAACATTTGAATTAGACAAATTATTCGACTTTTTTATAACATCGTGTTTTGTGCATCTGCGAAAACCTGATGAAAATATATACAAACTTGCCTTAAATCTTGCATTTTCAAAACCAGAAGAATGTATTTTTATAGACGACAGATATTTTAACGTTGAAACAGCCGCCAATTTAGGCATTAACGCCTTCCGCCATATCAGCTACGATACGACAAAAAAAGAACTGGAACAATATGGATTCAGTTAA
- a CDS encoding MBL fold metallo-hydrolase: protein MYVYKDITIKRIAHDCFLVSNGKINLYFDPFKIEENLPKADYILITHEHFDHFSIDDIRKIIKESTVLFMNEMTEKALGDQLANKIVIINPGDSMDYDGIHIKGVPAYNVNKFRERGIVYHPKEDKKLGFIVLINNVKIYHVGDSDNIPEMKNLKDENIDILLIPVSGTYVMTPKEALDATLTINPKVAIPMHYGAIVGSEADAQDFVEAVKKKGLDAVLI, encoded by the coding sequence ATGTACGTCTATAAAGATATTACTATAAAAAGAATTGCCCATGACTGTTTTTTAGTTTCAAACGGTAAAATTAATCTTTATTTTGACCCGTTTAAGATAGAAGAAAACCTTCCGAAGGCTGATTATATTCTTATAACGCATGAACATTTCGACCATTTTTCAATAGATGATATAAGAAAAATAATTAAAGAATCCACCGTTTTATTTATGAATGAAATGACTGAAAAGGCATTGGGCGACCAGTTAGCAAATAAAATTGTGATAATTAACCCTGGAGATTCAATGGATTATGATGGAATTCACATAAAAGGAGTTCCTGCTTATAATGTCAACAAATTTAGAGAACGCGGCATCGTATATCATCCTAAAGAAGATAAAAAATTAGGGTTTATAGTGCTTATTAACAATGTAAAGATTTATCATGTCGGAGATTCGGACAATATTCCTGAAATGAAAAATTTAAAGGATGAAAATATTGATATTTTGCTAATTCCGGTAAGCGGAACTTACGTAATGACTCCCAAAGAGGCTCTCGACGCTACATTAACTATTAATCCAAAAGTTGCTATCCCTATGCATTACGGGGCTATAGTCGGTTCTGAAGCCGATGCGCAGGATTTTGTAGAAGCAGTCAAGAAAAAAGGGTTGGATGCCGTTTTAATTTGA
- the gap gene encoding type I glyceraldehyde-3-phosphate dehydrogenase, with protein sequence MASLRIAINGFGRIGRNVFRIFQSKIEAGEDIEIVAINDITTPKALAFLLKFDSVHGKANFEIGYDDTNIYANKRDSLITAIKDPSGLPWKKLNVDLVVESTGLFTDRENASKHLAAGAKKVLISAPAHNPDATIVLGVNQNIYDKNKHTIVSMASCTTNCLAPVAKVLNDNFIIEKGNMTTAHSYTNDQRILDLPHKDFRRMRAAAVSIIPTTTGAAKAICEVLPELEGKLDGMSLRVPTPDVSINDLVCLVKKNTTVEEVNEKFLEASENSMKGVLAYSEEPLVSIDYRGDSHSSIVDSLTTKVIQNNLVKVLAWYDNEWGYSTRITDLSTFMFR encoded by the coding sequence ATGGCTTCTTTAAGAATTGCAATTAACGGTTTTGGCCGCATAGGCAGAAATGTTTTCAGAATTTTTCAATCTAAAATAGAGGCTGGCGAAGACATTGAAATTGTCGCCATAAATGACATAACCACACCTAAAGCGCTTGCTTTTCTGCTAAAATTTGATTCCGTTCACGGCAAAGCAAATTTCGAAATAGGGTATGACGATACAAATATTTATGCTAATAAAAGGGACTCTCTAATCACCGCTATTAAAGACCCTTCCGGGCTGCCGTGGAAAAAACTTAACGTAGATTTAGTCGTTGAATCTACAGGGTTGTTCACGGACAGAGAAAACGCGTCGAAACACCTTGCAGCCGGAGCGAAAAAAGTCTTAATTTCGGCTCCTGCGCACAATCCTGACGCTACTATTGTGCTTGGCGTAAATCAAAATATATATGACAAAAATAAACATACGATAGTTTCTATGGCATCATGCACAACAAACTGTCTCGCTCCGGTTGCAAAAGTGCTTAATGATAATTTCATTATAGAAAAAGGCAATATGACAACGGCGCATTCCTACACCAATGACCAGAGAATTCTGGATCTTCCTCATAAAGATTTCAGAAGAATGAGAGCCGCAGCCGTTTCTATAATACCTACTACGACCGGCGCTGCAAAAGCAATTTGCGAAGTCTTGCCTGAATTGGAAGGAAAATTGGACGGTATGTCTTTGAGGGTTCCTACGCCGGACGTATCAATAAACGATTTAGTATGCTTGGTTAAAAAAAATACGACGGTAGAAGAAGTAAACGAAAAATTTCTAGAGGCTTCTGAAAATTCAATGAAAGGTGTTCTGGCTTACAGCGAGGAGCCGTTAGTTTCAATAGATTATAGGGGTGACTCTCATTCATCTATTGTGGATTCTTTAACGACAAAAGTTATACAGAATAATTTGGTTAAAGTTCTCGCATGGTACGATAACGAGTGGGGTTATTCAACAAGAATTACCGATTTAAGCACTTTTATGTTCAGATAA
- a CDS encoding phosphoketolase family protein encodes MSEKELETINSFWRAANYLACCTIYLKDNAMLKAPLKPEHIKPRLLGHWGTTPGLNFIYAHLNNLINHTDADILLIIGPGHGAPAILANTYLEGTLSEHHTEIAQNAYGMNQLFRKFSTPYGFPSHVGPHIPGSMHEGGELGYSLVHAFGAAFDNPQLITVCVVGDGEAETGPLEGSWKSVDFLNPERDGAVLPILHLNGYKIAGPTVLGRTDDEHLKNLFSGYGYDVFFVEGDDPFEMHKKMSETLDTCYKNIIAIQKDAREKGFKTKPAWPMIILRTLKGWTCPKELDGLPLEGTFRAHQVPITDAVQNPSHLKLLEGWMRSYKHNELFDENGVLIKELADFIPKKNKRIGASPYANGGFLLEDLNLPDFTQYAVDVKTPGTITLESTRRLGEYVRDIYKKNPKNFRLTSPDETASNRLYGVFEVTDRCSVNPVIKIDDHVSANGRLMEVLSEHLCEGWLEGYLLTGRHGIFITYEAFATVVDSMVTQFAKWVEIAQEFPWRKPIASLNIILSSHVWRQDHNGFSHQGPGFIDNIINKRSSVARIYFPPDANTLLAVMDHCLRSKNYVNVIIAGKQPELQWLDMESAKKHCQKGISVFDWAGNKDDGNPDIIFACAGDVPTLETIAAASLLKEYAPELKTRVINIVDLMTLSPAEYHPHGIDPDVFLNLFLENTPVVFAFHGYIRIIHDLVHGRPNSERFHVRGYMEEGATTTPFDMVIRNKMSRFDLAILALKNVPDFESKYIDLIAKLEEKISNNKVYVKTNLKDMDEIENWTL; translated from the coding sequence ATGAGCGAAAAAGAATTAGAAACCATAAATTCATTCTGGAGAGCTGCAAATTATTTAGCCTGCTGTACAATCTATCTCAAAGATAACGCAATGTTAAAAGCGCCGCTGAAACCTGAGCATATAAAACCGAGACTGCTTGGACACTGGGGAACAACGCCCGGTTTAAATTTTATTTATGCGCATTTAAATAATCTGATAAACCATACCGATGCCGATATCCTTTTAATAATCGGTCCCGGACATGGAGCTCCGGCAATACTTGCAAATACATATTTAGAAGGAACTTTATCGGAACATCATACTGAAATCGCACAAAATGCCTACGGAATGAATCAGCTGTTCAGAAAGTTTTCAACACCGTACGGTTTTCCGAGCCATGTCGGACCCCATATTCCCGGTTCAATGCACGAAGGCGGAGAGTTAGGGTATTCATTAGTTCATGCTTTCGGAGCGGCATTTGATAATCCGCAGCTTATCACGGTATGTGTGGTAGGAGACGGCGAAGCTGAAACAGGACCGCTGGAAGGAAGCTGGAAATCCGTTGATTTTTTAAATCCCGAAAGAGACGGCGCCGTCCTTCCTATTTTGCATTTAAACGGATATAAAATAGCCGGTCCTACCGTTTTAGGCAGAACGGATGACGAACATTTAAAAAATTTGTTTTCCGGCTATGGCTACGACGTATTTTTTGTAGAAGGCGACGACCCGTTTGAAATGCATAAAAAAATGTCTGAAACTCTTGATACCTGCTATAAAAATATAATTGCAATACAAAAAGACGCCAGAGAAAAAGGATTTAAAACAAAACCTGCGTGGCCTATGATAATATTGAGAACCTTAAAAGGCTGGACATGCCCAAAAGAACTTGACGGTTTGCCTTTAGAAGGCACATTCAGAGCTCATCAGGTGCCTATAACCGATGCCGTACAAAATCCTTCTCATCTCAAGCTGCTTGAAGGATGGATGCGCAGCTATAAACATAATGAACTTTTTGATGAAAATGGCGTATTGATAAAAGAATTAGCCGATTTTATTCCGAAGAAAAATAAAAGAATCGGCGCTAGCCCTTACGCTAACGGCGGTTTTCTTCTTGAAGATTTAAATCTTCCCGATTTTACGCAATATGCGGTGGACGTAAAAACTCCAGGAACAATAACTTTAGAATCAACGAGAAGGCTCGGCGAATACGTAAGAGATATCTATAAAAAAAATCCTAAAAATTTTCGTTTAACCAGTCCTGATGAAACCGCATCTAACCGACTTTACGGAGTTTTTGAGGTTACAGACAGATGCTCGGTAAATCCTGTCATAAAAATTGACGACCATGTATCCGCAAATGGAAGATTGATGGAAGTTCTATCGGAACATTTATGCGAAGGATGGCTTGAAGGATATCTGCTAACAGGCAGGCACGGCATTTTTATCACTTATGAAGCCTTTGCAACCGTCGTTGATTCTATGGTTACTCAGTTTGCAAAATGGGTTGAAATAGCTCAGGAATTTCCATGGAGAAAACCGATAGCTTCTCTCAATATTATACTTTCTTCTCATGTATGGAGACAGGACCATAACGGATTTTCACATCAAGGACCTGGTTTTATTGATAATATAATAAATAAAAGGTCATCGGTCGCCAGAATTTATTTTCCGCCTGACGCAAATACGCTATTGGCAGTCATGGACCATTGCCTGCGTTCTAAAAACTACGTAAATGTTATTATTGCAGGCAAACAGCCTGAGCTTCAGTGGCTTGATATGGAATCGGCAAAAAAACACTGCCAGAAAGGAATTTCTGTGTTCGACTGGGCGGGCAATAAAGATGACGGAAATCCCGATATAATTTTTGCCTGCGCCGGCGACGTTCCGACTTTAGAAACTATTGCCGCCGCATCTTTGCTAAAAGAATATGCTCCCGAACTTAAAACAAGAGTAATAAACATAGTAGATTTAATGACATTAAGTCCTGCGGAATATCATCCTCACGGAATAGATCCGGATGTTTTTCTCAATCTTTTTCTTGAAAATACCCCTGTTGTATTTGCATTCCATGGATATATCAGGATAATTCACGACCTCGTCCACGGAAGGCCTAACTCTGAACGTTTTCACGTGAGAGGCTATATGGAAGAAGGCGCCACGACAACACCGTTCGATATGGTTATAAGAAATAAAATGAGCAGATTTGATTTAGCTATCCTTGCCTTAAAAAATGTTCCTGATTTTGAGTCAAAATATATAGATTTAATAGCTAAATTAGAAGAAAAAATAAGCAACAACAAAGTATATGTTAAAACAAATCTTAAAGATATGGATGAGATTGAAAACTGGACGCTTTAA
- a CDS encoding leucine--tRNA ligase, which yields MEQEKNYDFYSIEKKWQNKWYSEKTYSVEDIPLNNTNGENRQKFYCLEMFPYPSGRIHMGHVRNYSIGDAIARYKRLKGYYVLHPIGFDSFGLPAENAAIKNNTNPTEWTLKNIATMEVQLRKLGLSYDWDRKIITSDSSYYKWEQLFFIQMYKKGLAYKKLSRVNWCESCHTTLANEQVENGKCWRCSNEITIKNMEQWFFKITDYAEELLSELDNLSGWPDKVKLMQKNWIGKSEGLSLLFKISAEPTHLEIFTTRPDTIFGATYLAISPLHPLAKDLLKTEDAKVKTEELIRKSLISKELTEKEGVFTGSYAINPFNGQKLPIYIANFVLMDYGTGAIMSVPAHDERDFEFAKKYNIEIKQVIQNKNNEKTSLNIKRNEIKRNDIELNGKIKEDEIQDLASPFLEDGILINSSIFTGLTSEEAKKAISLEAEKKGIGKRVINYRLKDWGISRQRYWGCPIPIVYCEKCGAVPLHEEDLPLELPENVTFTGKGESPLAKLESFIDARCPVCGGQAKRETDTMDTFVESSWYYAKYTTKSKSDLPHNSDSNSNVHFVSNCGYGSCSDSAVSQSSFEQCPFDKKAANYWLPVDQYIGGVEHAVMHLLYARFFIKVLRDLGYLNVNEPFKNLLTQGMVVKDGSKMSKSKGNVVDPDDLINKYGSDTVRLFSLFAAPPEKDLEWNDKGVEGSYRFIVRIYKIIILYEHYLTNTAIKEPKKFNGLKESQEIKENKEMGGLTGQPSSAILNGNFFKDADIELKKINNELNGIIKKSETEMEGRFHFNTVISSCMELVNTIYEYDKNKNWNDLNKSDAYLLKHILNSILIILYPFIPHVCSECFEILGGDADIEYAGWPKIMETGYKIDTCNIAVQINGKLRSQITANIDSEQQDILNLSLEDEKIKKNIPDISLVKKSIYVKNKLINIII from the coding sequence ATGGAACAGGAAAAAAATTATGATTTTTATTCAATAGAGAAAAAATGGCAGAATAAGTGGTACAGCGAAAAAACATATTCCGTCGAAGATATACCGCTTAATAATACCAATGGTGAAAATAGGCAAAAATTTTATTGTCTTGAAATGTTTCCTTACCCATCTGGAAGGATTCATATGGGACACGTCAGAAATTATTCCATAGGTGATGCTATAGCCAGATATAAAAGATTAAAAGGCTATTATGTCTTGCACCCGATAGGTTTCGACAGTTTTGGACTGCCTGCCGAAAATGCTGCGATAAAAAATAACACTAATCCTACAGAGTGGACACTTAAAAATATCGCAACGATGGAAGTTCAGCTTAGAAAACTCGGTCTTTCTTACGACTGGGACAGAAAAATTATAACATCCGACAGTTCTTATTATAAATGGGAACAGCTTTTTTTCATTCAAATGTATAAAAAAGGTCTTGCGTATAAAAAGCTTTCGCGCGTTAATTGGTGTGAATCATGTCATACTACCCTTGCCAACGAACAGGTTGAAAACGGAAAATGCTGGCGGTGCAGCAATGAAATTACTATCAAAAACATGGAGCAGTGGTTTTTTAAAATTACGGACTATGCCGAAGAACTTCTTTCAGAATTAGATAATCTAAGCGGCTGGCCGGATAAAGTAAAACTAATGCAAAAAAATTGGATAGGGAAAAGTGAGGGGCTGAGTTTACTTTTTAAAATATCCGCTGAACCGACGCATCTTGAAATATTCACAACTAGACCCGATACTATTTTTGGCGCAACGTATCTTGCTATTTCGCCGCTGCATCCGCTCGCTAAAGATCTATTGAAAACTGAAGATGCCAAGGTCAAAACTGAAGAATTAATCAGAAAAAGTTTAATTTCAAAAGAACTTACCGAAAAAGAAGGAGTTTTTACGGGCTCTTATGCTATTAATCCGTTTAATGGACAAAAACTTCCTATTTATATCGCAAATTTCGTCCTTATGGATTACGGAACAGGAGCGATAATGTCGGTTCCGGCTCATGATGAAAGAGATTTTGAGTTTGCAAAAAAATATAACATTGAAATAAAACAGGTTATTCAAAATAAAAACAATGAAAAGACTTCTCTAAATATTAAAAGGAACGAAATTAAAAGAAACGATATCGAACTTAACGGCAAAATTAAAGAAGACGAAATTCAAGATCTCGCGAGTCCTTTCTTAGAAGATGGTATTTTAATTAACTCTTCTATATTTACAGGTTTAACATCCGAAGAAGCTAAAAAGGCTATATCCTTAGAAGCAGAGAAAAAAGGCATCGGCAAACGCGTCATAAACTATAGATTAAAGGATTGGGGAATTTCAAGACAGAGGTACTGGGGATGCCCCATTCCTATTGTATATTGCGAAAAATGCGGCGCCGTACCGCTGCACGAAGAGGATTTGCCGTTAGAACTGCCTGAAAATGTAACATTTACCGGCAAAGGCGAATCTCCGCTTGCAAAATTAGAATCATTTATCGATGCACGCTGTCCCGTATGCGGTGGACAAGCTAAAAGAGAAACAGATACTATGGACACTTTTGTAGAATCTTCATGGTATTACGCAAAATATACTACAAAATCAAAATCAGATTTGCCGCATAATTCAGATAGCAATTCGAATGTGCATTTTGTCAGTAATTGCGGCTACGGTTCCTGTTCTGATTCCGCTGTTAGCCAATCTTCTTTTGAACAATGTCCTTTTGATAAAAAGGCTGCAAATTACTGGCTTCCGGTTGACCAGTATATAGGAGGAGTTGAGCATGCGGTAATGCACCTTTTATATGCAAGATTTTTTATCAAGGTTTTAAGAGATTTAGGGTATCTGAACGTTAATGAACCTTTTAAAAATTTATTGACGCAGGGTATGGTCGTAAAAGACGGTTCTAAAATGTCAAAATCAAAAGGTAACGTGGTTGACCCTGACGACCTCATAAATAAATACGGCTCGGACACCGTCAGACTTTTTTCGCTTTTTGCAGCTCCTCCGGAAAAAGATCTCGAATGGAATGACAAAGGAGTTGAGGGCTCTTACAGATTCATTGTAAGGATATATAAAATTATAATATTATACGAACATTATTTAACTAATACAGCAATAAAAGAACCGAAAAAATTTAATGGGCTTAAAGAATCTCAAGAGATTAAAGAGAATAAAGAAATGGGAGGATTAACAGGGCAGCCGTCATCGGCAATCTTAAACGGGAATTTTTTTAAAGATGCAGATATTGAATTAAAGAAGATTAATAATGAATTGAATGGTATAATAAAAAAATCTGAAACCGAAATGGAGGGGAGATTTCATTTTAATACGGTCATAAGCTCCTGCATGGAATTAGTCAATACAATTTATGAATATGATAAAAATAAAAACTGGAATGATTTAAATAAAAGCGATGCATATTTATTAAAACATATTTTGAATTCTATTTTAATAATATTGTATCCGTTCATTCCGCATGTTTGTTCAGAGTGTTTTGAAATTTTAGGCGGCGATGCAGATATTGAATATGCAGGATGGCCTAAAATTATGGAAACAGGTTATAAAATTGATACATGTAATATTGCAGTGCAGATAAACGGCAAACTTAGGTCTCAAATAACGGCAAATATAGATTCAGAGCAGCAGGATATTCTTAATTTATCGTTGGAAGACGAAAAAATTAAGAAAAATATCCCTGATATTTCTTTGGTTAAGAAATCTATATATGTAAAGAATAAACTTATTAATATTATCATTTAG
- a CDS encoding HD domain-containing protein, which yields MQKENYLPIIIESLVFGKNSDYPLYIKTGDRYVLYRSKALIFSNNDVLRLKNNGVCNLYIKQEDKRTYDADMIEHMKNITSADNKSFEDKAVSIYNYSKIYAQYIMTTGNIKDVKEQLKQVIETMVEYILMSELALVNIIHMSQHDAGEVGHGMNVSIYAMTLAGRLGFSNKVSLYEIGLAGLVHDIGKIKISQQLLQKQNLTEEELNEIKKHPIYSKEILIENEVDNDNIINAVIEHHEASNGTGYPYGKMEENISAFGKILIVVNMFDSLTRELPYKIKLEKKDALNNMMLHRELYNNAFLKEFVLLMKESGEKSKLITDINFIS from the coding sequence ATGCAAAAAGAAAATTATCTGCCGATAATAATAGAAAGTCTCGTATTCGGCAAAAATTCCGATTATCCGCTATATATTAAAACAGGCGACAGATATGTTTTATACAGGTCGAAAGCGCTTATATTCTCGAATAACGATGTTTTAAGACTGAAAAATAACGGAGTCTGCAATCTGTATATTAAACAGGAAGATAAAAGAACATATGATGCAGATATGATAGAACATATGAAGAACATAACATCTGCCGACAATAAAAGTTTTGAAGATAAAGCCGTGAGTATTTACAATTATTCAAAAATATATGCGCAATATATAATGACTACCGGAAACATAAAAGATGTCAAAGAACAGCTGAAACAGGTCATTGAAACTATGGTGGAATATATTTTAATGAGTGAACTTGCTTTGGTTAATATTATTCATATGTCACAGCACGATGCCGGCGAAGTGGGGCACGGTATGAACGTCAGTATTTATGCCATGACGCTTGCAGGCAGATTAGGATTTTCCAACAAAGTATCATTATATGAGATAGGATTGGCAGGATTAGTGCATGATATAGGAAAAATAAAAATTTCACAGCAATTACTGCAGAAACAAAATTTGACCGAAGAAGAATTAAATGAAATAAAGAAGCATCCTATTTATTCAAAAGAAATTTTAATAGAAAATGAGGTTGACAACGATAATATTATAAATGCCGTTATTGAACATCATGAAGCGTCAAACGGAACCGGTTATCCGTATGGTAAAATGGAAGAAAATATTTCCGCTTTCGGCAAAATACTTATAGTTGTCAATATGTTTGATTCGCTTACAAGGGAGTTGCCATATAAAATCAAATTAGAAAAAAAAGACGCGTTAAACAATATGATGTTACATAGAGAACTCTATAATAATGCATTTTTAAAAGAATTTGTGCTGCTCATGAAAGAATCAGGCGAGAAAAGCAAATTGATCACAGATATTAATTTTATTTCTTAA
- a CDS encoding phosphoglycerate kinase: MDNIIYIDEIEIKNKTLLIRVDFNVPLDSNGNITDDSRIRAVLPTINYCLDEKAKIVLMSHMGRPKGKPVPELSLLVVAKRLSRLLDKEVKFVNDCIGELAENAVKSSSYGDIMLLENLRFHSEETANDDNFGKELASLCDIYVNDAFATAHRSHASNVAVTKYVNTCAAGFLIRKELNYFRRAVENPMRPFVAIIGGAKVSGKIEVLSNLAEKVDKLVIGGAMSNTFLKALGHDIGASLVENDMVEYAKKTLNKIKEKKIKLYLPVDAVVADKFAPDAESKVTTVQEIPKDWLALDIGPATVTLFSEAIQNAKTIVWNGPMGVFEFDAFSRGTYAMVSNVANAYALTIVGGGDTDVALHRAGEFAKMSYVSTGGGAFLELLEGKVLPGIQALIECSKKNKLTPNQQL, encoded by the coding sequence ATGGATAATATTATATATATTGATGAAATCGAAATTAAAAATAAAACCCTTTTAATAAGGGTTGACTTTAATGTACCTTTGGATTCAAACGGTAATATAACAGATGATTCCAGAATTAGAGCAGTCTTACCGACAATAAATTACTGCCTTGATGAAAAAGCAAAGATTGTACTTATGTCCCATATGGGACGTCCTAAAGGAAAACCTGTTCCTGAACTTTCTCTTCTCGTTGTCGCCAAAAGGCTAAGCAGACTTTTGGACAAAGAAGTCAAGTTCGTCAACGATTGTATAGGGGAATTAGCAGAAAATGCCGTAAAGTCGAGTTCTTACGGGGATATTATGCTTCTGGAAAATTTACGGTTTCATTCCGAAGAAACTGCTAACGACGATAATTTCGGCAAAGAGCTTGCATCATTGTGTGATATATACGTTAACGATGCTTTCGCAACGGCACACCGCTCACATGCCTCAAATGTTGCAGTGACAAAATATGTCAACACCTGCGCAGCCGGTTTTCTCATCAGAAAAGAGCTTAATTATTTTAGAAGAGCAGTAGAAAACCCGATGAGACCGTTTGTGGCAATTATAGGCGGAGCAAAAGTCTCGGGAAAGATAGAAGTGCTCTCTAATTTAGCTGAAAAAGTCGATAAATTAGTTATAGGCGGCGCTATGTCAAACACTTTTTTAAAGGCTTTAGGTCATGACATCGGAGCTTCGTTGGTCGAAAACGATATGGTTGAGTATGCCAAAAAAACATTGAATAAAATAAAAGAAAAAAAGATTAAACTTTACCTGCCTGTCGATGCGGTAGTAGCCGATAAGTTTGCACCGGATGCAGAATCCAAAGTTACAACCGTTCAGGAAATTCCGAAAGATTGGCTGGCATTGGACATTGGACCTGCTACCGTAACCTTATTTTCAGAGGCAATTCAGAATGCAAAAACAATCGTATGGAACGGTCCGATGGGCGTGTTCGAGTTTGATGCATTCAGCAGAGGTACATATGCTATGGTATCTAATGTTGCAAACGCATACGCACTTACGATAGTCGGCGGAGGAGACACGGATGTCGCTCTGCACAGAGCAGGCGAATTTGCTAAAATGTCTTATGTTTCCACAGGGGGCGGAGCATTTCTTGAACTGCTTGAGGGTAAAGTTTTACCGGGGATACAGGCTCTTATAGAATGTTCCAAAAAAAATAAATTGACGCCTAATCAACAATTGTAA
- the lspA gene encoding signal peptidase II has protein sequence MKKKLLTLIAIFIPILIIDQLTKYIIAKNISFYGKITVIKHYFNIVHVDNTGIAFGIMGSASKYIIIFLTFAIIIALIYILFKVKINTNLFIISSALIISGAFSNLINRVVQGFVVDFIDIHIYQYHWPSFNVADSCVVVGTILFFLSIIKYI, from the coding sequence ATGAAAAAAAAATTACTAACTTTAATTGCTATATTTATTCCGATTCTTATTATTGACCAGCTCACAAAATATATAATAGCTAAAAATATTTCTTTTTACGGAAAAATTACGGTTATAAAACATTATTTCAATATAGTGCATGTTGATAACACAGGCATAGCTTTCGGGATTATGGGAAGCGCCTCCAAATATATCATAATATTTCTCACGTTTGCCATTATAATTGCGCTAATTTATATTTTGTTTAAAGTTAAAATAAATACAAATCTTTTTATAATTTCTTCCGCATTAATTATATCAGGCGCTTTTTCTAATTTAATCAATAGGGTCGTTCAGGGATTTGTGGTAGATTTTATAGATATCCATATATATCAGTATCACTGGCCGAGTTTTAACGTTGCCGACAGCTGCGTGGTAGTGGGAACAATACTTTTTTTCCTATCGATAATTAAATATATATAA